The following proteins come from a genomic window of Triticum aestivum cultivar Chinese Spring chromosome 6A, IWGSC CS RefSeq v2.1, whole genome shotgun sequence:
- the LOC123131317 gene encoding uncharacterized protein has protein sequence MAGNGQMDAQDSQQNTRLEIDIGDDKTMTIEITLRGRLTLQSTDPPRAVVHAEEEGRALPDRAVEEQESLDKKNYKMRGYLMVVCTLFIAIAFQAAMQPPSWIPNDWYRVYKRGPSPAPDTSTTTTYAQARRARDYMLLSAVNFAIPVVLVSVLLLKRIPATHLIQTVMQQLPILCFPVAWAFVVGSASDPGYTWYFYLTILIYGACTALHLLALRGRDLRLRRQMAEADDPSLLA, from the exons ATGGCAGGAAATGGTCAAATGGATGCCCAAGATTCACAG CAGAACACGAGGCTGGAGATTGACATTGGCGACGACAAGACCATGACCATCGAGATCACTCTTAGAGGGAGGCTCACTCTGCAGAGCACGGATCCACCTCGAGCTGTCGTACATGCAGAAGAAGAGGGCAGGGCATTACCGGACAGAGCCGTTGAAGAGCAGGAGTCTCTGGACAAGAAGAATTACAAGATGCGCGGATACTTGATGGTGGTGTGCACCCTCTTCATCGCCATAGCGTTTCAGGCGGCGATGCAGCCGCCGAGCTGGATCCCCAACGACTGGTATCGGGTGTACAAGCGTGGCCCTTCACCGGCGCCGGAtaccagcaccaccaccacgtACGCGCAAGCTCGTCGGGCGAGGGACTACATGTTGCTCAGCGCGGTGAATTTCGCAATACCGGTGGTGCTGGTGTCGGTGTTGTTGCTGAAGAGAATCCCAGCGACCCATTTGATACAAACGGTGATGCAACAGCTGCCGATCCTCTGCTTCCCAGTCGCCTGGGCCTTTGTCGTTGGCAGCGCGAGCGATCCGGGCTATACATGGTACTTTTATCTCACCATTTTAATTTACGGCGCATGTACGGCTCTTCATTTGTTGGCCCTGCGGGGACGCGATCTTCGACTCCGTCGGCAAATGGCAGAGGCAGACGACCCGTCTCTCCTGGCTTGA